From Streptomyces sp. CMB-StM0423, a single genomic window includes:
- a CDS encoding FAD-dependent monooxygenase produces MSTTGKRTVLISGASVSGPALAYWLHRAGFAVTVVEKAAALRDGGYPIDIRGTAIEVVRRMGILPHLRDAHIDSRRFTFFGADGGEVAAVSARAVSGDTAARDLEVRRGDLAVSLYALVRDDVEFRFGDSVEHLEQSGGGADVTFRSGLRRTYDLVIGADGMHSRTREALFGPEKRFHRYLGYWFALFTMPNTFGLAREVVMWNAPGKAAALYAVGAHEELHAFLTFHRPHPPLDGLRHPDAQRELVAEAFAGAGWEVPAIVGALRAADDPFFDTAGQIRMPRWSRGRVALVGDAAYAPSFLTGQGTSLALAGAYMLAHALAAHPDHASAFASYERGVRGFVAANQALVDVGGAALFPTTARALERRNAALRGLSTMPAAPPRTAHSALTLPEFAVRP; encoded by the coding sequence ATGAGCACCACCGGGAAGCGCACGGTGCTGATCTCCGGGGCGAGTGTGTCGGGACCCGCGCTGGCGTACTGGCTGCACCGGGCCGGATTCGCCGTCACGGTGGTGGAGAAGGCCGCCGCGCTGCGGGACGGCGGCTACCCCATCGACATCCGCGGCACGGCGATCGAGGTGGTCCGGCGGATGGGTATCCTGCCGCACCTGCGGGACGCGCACATCGACTCGCGCCGCTTCACCTTCTTCGGCGCGGACGGCGGGGAGGTGGCCGCGGTCAGCGCGCGGGCCGTCTCCGGCGATACGGCGGCCAGGGACCTGGAGGTACGCCGCGGCGATCTGGCCGTGAGCCTGTACGCGCTCGTCCGGGACGACGTGGAGTTCCGCTTCGGCGACTCCGTCGAGCACCTGGAGCAGTCCGGCGGCGGGGCCGACGTGACGTTCCGCAGCGGGCTGCGGCGGACGTACGACCTGGTGATCGGCGCGGACGGCATGCACTCGCGCACCCGGGAGGCACTGTTCGGCCCCGAGAAGCGGTTCCACCGCTATCTCGGCTACTGGTTCGCCCTCTTCACCATGCCGAACACCTTCGGGCTCGCCCGCGAGGTGGTGATGTGGAACGCCCCGGGGAAGGCTGCCGCCCTCTACGCGGTCGGCGCCCACGAAGAACTGCACGCCTTCCTCACCTTCCACCGGCCGCACCCGCCGCTCGACGGCCTCCGGCACCCTGACGCCCAACGGGAGCTGGTCGCCGAAGCCTTCGCGGGCGCGGGCTGGGAGGTCCCGGCGATCGTCGGGGCCCTGCGCGCCGCGGACGACCCGTTCTTCGACACCGCCGGGCAGATCCGCATGCCGCGCTGGTCCCGCGGCCGGGTCGCGCTCGTCGGCGACGCCGCGTACGCACCCTCGTTCCTGACCGGCCAGGGCACCAGCCTGGCGCTGGCCGGCGCGTACATGCTCGCCCACGCGCTGGCCGCGCACCCCGATCACGCGTCGGCGTTCGCCTCGTACGAGCGCGGGGTGCGCGGCTTCGTCGCCGCGAACCAGGCGCTGGTCGACGTCGGCGGCGCCGCGCTCTTCCCCACCACGGCCCGGGCCCTGGAGCGGCGCAACGCCGCGCTGCGCGGCCTCAGCACGATGCCCGCCGCGCCCCCGCGCACCGCCCACTCGGCGCTGACGCTGCCGGAGTTCGCCGTGCGGCCGTGA